The genomic window ctcgaggagagtcttgatgaagatgttggTAGCACCACCGCCCTCGGTGCCGTGTGATGCCTCCTGGGCGGCGATATCGCACAGACCCTTGAGAGCAGCGGCAGAGTGAAGAACGGGGATGGAGATTCTAGCCAGCACAGCCGAGATGATGTGAGCTTCTCGCAGCGTGCAAGTTCCACTTCCGACGAGGGGGAACAGGAAGCCTTTGAAGAAAGCAGCAGGCTTGTAAAGGGCCTTCTTGAGAGAGTTGAAGAGGTGAacgttgagcttcttggtctcATAGATATCCTCGCGAACACGGTCGAGGATGACCATCTCGAGGAATCGCTGCACAACGTGGGGCTTGCTCGAAACAAAGATCCTCGTCGCCTGGTAGCAGGCGTTGGGGGACCAGGTATCGGGTTTAGTCACCTCAATAATATCCTCCCAGTGGGGGATGGTCGGGAGGATCTTGAAGGGCTTGGGCAGAGGACCGGACTTGTATCGAGAGAGGATTTGTCCAACCCTGAATTGATTAGCATTTGACTCTTGTCGCGATTGGAATTCTTGACTCACTTAGTGTAGACCTCAATGACCTTGGGAGGAAGCTCGTATTCATCATCGGGAGGACCCAGGTTGTTCTCTCGTCTCGCCTGCGCAGCTTCATGGGCAGCAATCTTCTCCAGGATCAGATCCGCAAGGTTGATGCTGTCACCCTGCTCCTCTCCCGATGGCTGGCGGTCCCAACCGTGCTTAAGCaggtcatcctcctcatccggCATGAACTTCTTGTACATGTCGAGGTCATTCGGGTCgacctcaatctcctccacaacctcatcatcatcgccccaagcctcgtcatcgtcgtagACCTTGTTCTCGTCCTCGGCTTCGTCGTCAAATCGCGAGTCGTAGCCAAAAGTGTCGACAGTCGGTTTGGAGATGACCTTTCCGgcattctcctcctcggccaatTCACGACCTATCCGAAGAATGGTCCTTGAAGCGCGGTCATCGACAAAGTTTTCCTCCTCATTGTCGCCGCCATGCGATCGCCTCTTTGAGGGCTTGTTCTTGAGAATGCCGGTGGCTGTGATATCATCCTCGAGAGGGTTATGGCGCCGCGTCTGCCGCGAGGCGGAGGGAGTGGTAGCCTTGGGCATTTTGGGCGTCTTGTCTTTGGATGGCACACACACACGGGCACACACAATGTGGGCTTGGAGTATCAGAGGCAGAATAGTTTTTCAAAATTTTGTGCCTTATCGATAACCACCCCTCTTTCTAATTTAGGCATAGCACCTAGGCGAGCTCAAAATGGTGCCTCACCGCCTTCAGCCAGCGCCAATCATTTCTCGGGTAATAGGTTTCCCGGCTCCGATTTGATATCAAGACACTTCCATTCTTTCACCTGGAGTGGAGACTGTGTATAAGACGGAGGCTATAAAAGTTCGAGTTGAAAGGGCTTCAGTTTTTCTCGGCTAActcttatactaataattgtGTAAGTCGTTAACTGAAGACGTTGCGCAGAGTATCTTTAGATACGACAGAGACCGTGTCAGCTCATACAAATAGAACAAATGAAGGGGAAAAGAGACAGCTGATTTCGGTATGATGTGGGTGGTATGAGTATGCAATTATCTCTAATTAACTAGGAGCATGTTTTAGAAGAAGTCACATGTGGGTGAGTTATCTAGATTCTGCGTCTGAGCAGTCCGTCACTAAgagaaagggaaaaaaagtcAACTGTGATTCAATACTATCAGCCTGACTAGGTATTCACCTATACAAGTTCTATCCCATCTAATTCCCTGCATATGCTTCTCATCGTGCCATTTCCACcaaattctttttaagaattCTGCCCCGCCACCATGATGACACCGGAGACCCTTGGAAACTTCTTTGCCCTGTGGGTCCCGCTGAAAGAGTCACCGGCAATGACGCCCAGCCCACTGAAGCAGCGATGACTTCAGGCGTCTACCCCACTACCAAATTGCCCCTCCAaaatcatcaccaccatcgttGAAAAACTCCTTCAACCACATATACAAGACACCAGCAAGATGCCGACTGAGCTGGAAGAAGTATGCTTCTACTTGCGCAATACTCATGTAGTCACCCACTAACTATCGACCCCGCAGCTCGTGGGCTTCATCGCCCACCCTCACCCTCAGATTCGCCAAGTTGCCGTCGAGAATTTGGTGCCGTACTCGACTGCGGAACCCAACATCTTCAAGGATTCACAACTACAGCCTGTGAAGAACCTCAAGATATTGATTCGAGATCATCCCGTGAGTGAAACTTGTCAGGGACCTCGAGAGGAACTTGCGCTAATGACATTGCAGAAAATATCTGAGCATGCTGTGACAATTCTGGTCAACTTGTCGGGCGACCAAGAGATTCTTGAGAACCTAGCAACAGATGATAAATTCCTCGATGTCGTATTCCGTCGCATAGTGGTACGCATGAATTGTTCATAATATTGTACACACATAAACACTGGCTAACCCACCGAATAGAACCCCGAGGAGCCCAATGCTAATCTCCTGGCCATGCTCCTCGCCAACCTGGCCAAGTGGGATAGCTTCAAGGACGTGCTCAAGAGGAAACAGCAGGCTCCTGAAGAGCTAGGCTCAGACGATGTTGTCCTCAACCAGCTGATGGACCTGTTCGTCAAAGGCCAGGACGGCTCATACAACAAAAAGGCAGACTTTGACTACCTCGCCTACGTCTTTGCAGACCTTGCCAAGCATTCAGACATCCGAAAGCACTTTCTCCAGGCGCAAAAGTACGACGATGTCATCCCTctcaccaagctcaaggtcttTACCGAGCACAAGTCCGACATCCGGCGCAAGGGCGTTGCCAGCACTATCAAGAACGTCGCCTTTGAGACATCATCACACGCTTCCTTCCTCTCTGAAGATGAGATTGACATCTTGCCTTACATTCTACTCCCGATCATGGGCAACGAGGAGTACGACGTCGATGAGAGTATGGACATGCTGCCAGACCTGCAGCTGCTGCCACCAGACAAGAAGCGAGACTCGGACCACAAGAACATCCAGACTCACGTTGAGACACTGACTCTGCTAACAACAACACGGGAGGGTCGTGATCTCATGCGCCGTGTCAAGGTATATCCCGTTATTCGGGAAACACATCTACGCGTTGAGGACGAGGGTGTCCAGGAGGCATGTGAGCGACTGGTGCAGGTATTGGCGCGTGATGAGGCAGATGAAGGCAAGGACGAAAGCAAGGACGATGTCAAGTTGATTGAGGGTACCAATGGACGGGTAGaagaagttgaagatgaggatgatcaGCTCGTGGAGGTTTGAATGTGTGTAAATCACAAATGAAGCACGTGTATAGCCAGAAAAAGTTCCATCTCGTTTATTCTCACCACTTTGCTTATCCTTGTTTGAGGGAGACTACGTTAGAGGCGAAGCTGGGCCTTCCATACTGACTATTCTAAGTGTATCGAAGTCGTAGTACATAACCTGAAAGGGATAATCACAATATATCGGGAGAGCTGGAAGACTTCGTGGTAACGAATCCAGTGAGGTTGATGAAGGGTGAGAACTTCAATCAGCACCTCCAGCACTTAGAAACCCTTCTTCTCAATGTGACAGGCTCGGCTTTCTGATCTGGCCTGGTGTATGTGTATAGGGACACAACAATGACCTATATGCCCAGATCCCATAGGTGTGTGCTTGGACTCCGGGAAGGACGAAGACGATCAGTTCGTCAGGTTCCTCCATTATCTGCAGTCCTGAGCGGCTTCCGTTCCCCTTTTTTGGGAAAGAGCTGTGCGTAGTATATAATGATTGTCGACTTTGCTACCCAGATCAATGATCTAGTTCCGGGGTGATGCCGCTGGAACGTCTTCTGCCGAATATGGGAAGTCTGATGTGAGTGACCACCAGGCGATGTCTGTTCCTAACCGTAGTCTATGATGGTAAGAGTTAATGTTCCAATGTCTAGTATCTCGACATTTTCCTAATTACCAGTGATTGGAACAACATCCTCAACGATGATAGGGTAGGTTGCGTTTCAAGACAAGCATTCTCCAATACACCGCCAAGTAATTCATCACTGGCTTGACGACGCAAGCTCGCACGTTGAATAGTCCTAGGCTGGGGTTTGAGGGTCTGTGAGGGCCAGTATCCTCCCAAAGGGACCCGTGGTAGATGACGTGGATGTCGGTTGAAGGCTGCCCTTGACATAGGAGGTAGCCCAGTGCCTGGAAATATGGGAGAAGTAAAACCAAGCTGCGCATTATGTGAGGCAAGTCTGCCCCTTGCTGCAGGGGAAGGCTTGTAGCTGACCAACGCGAGCTTAGAAGGCctcagaggaagaagaggtatGTATCTTGGGGTGGGGACTGAGAAAAGGTAGGTGAGGGTGAGCATTCGAATGCTTTTTGGTATGGCCACCGCAGCAGACCGTTTTCCAAGCGGTGTATCAAGTTTGGTGTTGGATAGGGATTGATGATTGAGCCAAAAATCGCCAGGGGTTGATTAACATGACGATACTGTCTTCTTGGCAGCTCCCAAACCCCTTGCTGTAATATGCCATCCTCCTGACGATAGCACTATGAGCTTCATTTGAATGGCCAGATCCAAAACGCTGAAAGAATTGAGGGATATGTAGTTGTATTCAAGTAGAGAAATTGTAGCGGCTCATGAGGAGCGGATACAGCTTCTCGTCTTGAAGGTTTGGCCAGTACAACGATCGATGCCCTAGGACAGAAGTTGGGTATCTCGGAAAAGTCTCTGATATTGTTCATCAATAGACTTGGTCTCATCTTAGAAGAGAGCCAGGTCATTCTTAAGAAGAATCAATGAAGTCTAACTCTGACTCGAGAGACGGATGCTGACTTGGGGTATAGGGTGATTCACGTTCCTGGACATAGATGCTCAAAAGTAGACGTATATAAATTGCTGGCTCTTACGgacgggaagaagaagaagtattATTCCTCCATCAGTCTTAAATAGTCATTACCCTCGTGATATTTCGCTCATAGAAATGAATGTCCACCACCCTGCCCTGATTGACCCATGTTATTTCATCAGATATCCACCCAACCATGTCCAATCCTCGATACCCCAACGCCGCTATACTATACTATACTATCAAATGCAGATGTCTACTTCTGCTTACCCATATCTTCCTCGCTCTCGACAAACATGCTCTTCCTCAGTGGACTCGCCGATGACTTTGCCGAGAGATAATCACCGCCCGAACTCTCCCCCGCGGTCGGCGGGGACACTGGTGTTGGGGATACCAGTGCTGGATCGCCGGGTGGTGATATGGGTGTCGGCTCCTCACCCGGTGAAGGAAGAATGTCCGAGTCCGCCTTGCCAACTGGTGATGGGGACCGCAGCTGGCTGTGAGCGCTCCTAGGGCTCACAGGAGTCGCCCCGAGGTTTCGGAGCTGTGCGGCATCCCCTTCTGACACGCCGGATACGTCAGAAGTTATACGGGAAGAGCGGCCAGGCGTAGGAGAGTCAGGGCTCGACACTCCTTGCTGACCTGTTGATCGCGAGAAAGTGCTTGTGTGTTCCGAGTACGTTCTGGAGGAAGGGCTGGAATGTTGCCGGCCCTTAGCAAAGTGTGAATGCTTCTGTATAACCtcgagaggagagagaccCGTATCATGAAGCTCAGGTGGCATCGAAGTGTCTATTATCGTCAGTGTATGTTGACATGCACATCAAGGTTTCGACTTACCAGGCATCTCGTGAATTTGTGTGTCTGGCATCTCAAGAGGAGAGCCAGGTGAACGGGGAGAAGTAGGAGAAGCAGGTGTCTCAGCATTCGACGGAGTTGAGCCAACGCCAACAGCCCTAGCTGTCGtcgcctcctccatctccggGCTAGTGGGAATATCATCGGAGGTTGTGACGGTAGCCGCCTTCTCCTGACCTGTGCCCCTAATCCATGATCTGATACGTGACCCTGGATCTTCGGTGCCATAGTCGCTGGAGCGATTCTTGAAGATTCCTCGGCGACGCCAGATacagaagacgacgagagcgCCAGTGACGAACATGAGTCCAAGAACAACACCCAAGACGGGTGCCACCCACTTGGGGAGACcgccgccaccaccaccgctcttgtcgtcgtcgtcaccatCAGTACCGTCGCTGGGAACAGTAGGCCGCCCCGTTGCGGACGCCTTCCCGTATGGCCAGTaggtcttgatcttcttcatGTCGTATTCTGTATCGAAAACCTTTCCAAGAGCCGGAGTAGCCCAGCCATCTGCTGGAGCGGTTGCAGTTGCGCCACCCTCAGCATCGCCTCCGATCTTGGACTGGATCGCCTTGTGGACACCATAATCACTGAAGTCGGCCGGGTCGTACGATTCCAACCACTCTCCACTGGTGAGGTTGAAGTTCAAGACTGGTCCTTTGTCGAGACAGGTGAGAGCAACGCCAGACTGGGAGGTGTAGCCACCAAAAACCATCATCTGGTCAGGGTATGGCATGAAGCACTTGTGTCCTGCACGAGCATGCAGGTTGGTTCCCTTGTTAATCTGGGTCCAGGTGAAGGAAGGGATGGAAAGTGCCCAGACGGCATCGTTGAAGGGCTCCATCGGATGGAGGCCATCGTACCCTCCGTACCAATAGATGTTGAAGC from Fusarium falciforme chromosome 2, complete sequence includes these protein-coding regions:
- a CDS encoding Protein HGH1-like protein; this translates as MPTELEELVGFIAHPHPQIRQVAVENLVPYSTAEPNIFKDSQLQPVKNLKILIRDHPKISEHAVTILVNLSGDQEILENLATDDKFLDVVFRRIVNPEEPNANLLAMLLANLAKWDSFKDVLKRKQQAPEELGSDDVVLNQLMDLFVKGQDGSYNKKADFDYLAYVFADLAKHSDIRKHFLQAQKYDDVIPLTKLKVFTEHKSDIRRKGVASTIKNVAFETSSHASFLSEDEIDILPYILLPIMGNEEYDVDESMDMLPDLQLLPPDKKRDSDHKNIQTHVETLTLLTTTREGRDLMRRVKVYPVIRETHLRVEDEGVQEACERLVQVLARDEADEGKDESKDDVKLIEGTNGRVEEVEDEDDQLVEV